atttattatattggAGGAATGATGTTTTTCTTAATCCTAGTGATAATagtatttgtttattttatatatcgCCGTGTAAGACATTATGATGGTAAAAGATATAAacttattgaaaaaaaaagaactGAAGATGGTTTTTTGTACCTTTAGGAAATTATTTACATTCGTCATAGGATATCTCAATTGAGAAATGGCAACTAGTAATAAaagttttgattttttgacttataaatatggttataaaaagatatcaacaaataattatattaagtTACAAAATTGTTAACCctaaaaaagtatttttaaaaatttttcttttaaacaAGAATTGTTCATCCAACTTGTAtgttaaatttgttttactaaaaaaaaacatataattACTTcacttaatttttaattatttaaagtACTTCAAAttgctaaaaaattttaacgatttttaataaaacattgagaataaaaaatagatgcAATTGTCAATCATTGTTTGGaatttaaacaatattataatGGACAATAGATGTTCGGCGAATTAGATTTGACATACGATCGCCGAAATATAACAAAAGCATTTTCAGAAATTGAATAATGAGTTTGCATATAATAATGCTTATTCCATATTTACATAACCccttgtaaaaaaaatttaatgcCTTATTTAATGACCTAGATAAAATTAGTCTTGCGGTAGTCAacattcatttttataacaacATTTCTTGTCTTTAATAAGGATTTTTGAAATCTAATAACATTATAAGAAGTTTAAAACTCTTCTAAATGATTTTTGtcaaaaataacaaattaatattattatatacaaaattggagagaaaaatattaaggTGATCGTATTGTTAAAGTAAAGACTAGAAAAGAATATCTTTTATGTCTTTCTTAAGTCTTTAATtaattaacaaaaaaaatttatatttttttttggaatTCAAGTATATATTCCTTCAATGCATAGATATTAAGACAAATGAATTGAGAACATGATGGACTTTACTACGGGGCATGAAGTTATAATGATCAAAATGTTTTGGTTTCTATTTTGAATCGTCGTTTGATGCTTTTGAGCATCCCACAACGGCATTGCGGATAAATGCtattaatttaaacaaaGAATAAGAGAAATgtataaaagaaagataacattaataaaaaacgaacTACAATAAAAAGTGGGATAAATCTTAATAATAGCCACGATCAAGATAATACCAAAACAAATAGgttaattaaaatacattaaaaacatgATTGAAAGTTATTTTTGGGGCAAAAGTATCCTTATGGACATAtactaatttataatttttagtaaagATCCTTTGGGCTTTTCTGATCAGGTATTGCTGCAGACATTGCGGAAATACATGAAATCTGTTAGAAAGCAAATTTTCGATTTCATACCCCGAGACCTGCATATTGAGACTTATATGTGGTTAAAAacgtttaaaaaataaatttatgtagtttattttatctatatACGACTTCTATATCTACATCCGCCGGGTTAAACTTTCGCTTTGTTTGTCttttaatcaaaattattcTTAGATAATCTCTTTAAATCTTCaaataacaataataaaagacTATAATATACTCATCGGCCAATTAAGTCATTCCAGATATATATCGTAGAGATTTAGAACATtgtatcattttttaatctaaaatttaatgctttaaatagttttatatAAACCTCCTGATAATTAACTTACACTCTATGTATTATCAAATAGGCAAGCAGACTTAGAATTTGATATTGAACAATATCAAATatgatataatttaataattaatagttttataaaacttcCTGATAATTAACTTACACTTTATGCATTATCAAATAGGCAAGTAGACttagaattaaatattggacaatatttaatttggtataatttaatattaagatTCGTGTAGATTAATACAAAACATCATAAAATGGGCAACAGTCTAGCCCTagcttttttatatctgaGGGGAACCCCtagagaaaaaataattaaatcagagtttattccaaaaaactaaagatatttttacGGATAACTTGCTGTAAAGCTTAATATTTCCATAAATTGCACCTTTTTTTAGCTATTTAAATGTAAACAGATTTGTTCTATCAAATTAAGGTCTACCACGGGTTGTTTCTTAAATCTtcatcataaaaaaaacgcGGGGTTGCCGTGACAAGATTCACTCTTTGGGGAAATGTTTATGTCCATCAATTATGCGTGATGTTTCAGGTCCTTCTGCATTTAAAAGGCGCGTCATTGTAGGTACAGTACGGTTGGGTATAATTTTGATTCATGGTCCAAAGTCAAACATACATGGTCCAAACAACCaagtatataaaaaaaagtgtAATTTTTTCCGGTGGATATTtgttaatttgtttattaaataatccTTTCGACTGTCTGTGCCTATTCTTTACCTTCGTGTTggtattttcttttctctGTGCTTAGTAAATCAAATTTGTACGTAATGGCAATATAGACACACGGGAATTTTGTTTAGGTTTACTATAGGTATTGTTTTAGTAATAAAATACATGTATTAGAATCTTgtatagatttttattattaaatgttaACCCTTTATTAACATATTTTCAAACCctcaataaaattacagCACCCTGCTTTTCCGAGCGGTCTCCCATCTCAGTACTCACAAGGCTCTTACTGGCTTAACTTCGGAGAGCTGACGAGTTCCGGTGCTTTACAGTAGATATGGCCgtaattgtatattttacatattcTATATATGATGAACTCAGATGTATTAAAAAGCATATTTTGATCGCAATTTGaactgttttttataatttttatgtatttatcatataaaatatgaatatttCAATAATAAGCTCAATTAAAATTCGTATAAAccatttagtttttttttgttttttttgaccCTTTTTCTTATGGCTGATAAATCTTTCTTCTCTGAAATTAATGAGTTTAGTTCTAGTGATGATTCGATCTCAGAGGTCTCCGATTTATTTGAACACGAGATTTGCCCACTTAAGGGGGATGATTTTgagaaattaaaagatcAATTAAGTAAAACAAGGGAGTGGAGTAAagatctttaaaaatataataaaattcaattatatatatgataaacaaaatattctttatttaataaacatatcatgctttataaaatatacatattattatatacatGTATTTTGACATATAGTGCATCTCCTTAAGGAACATATAATTGACTAATATTTGGTTCACTAATAATAAAGCAGAATCCCGACAAAACACAAATCTAAGACACAgagaattaataaaaaccaATAGAAAAAGAGGATCAATTTCCCTGTACTTCATTCCTcgatttttatagatttgGTTTAGTACCAAAAACAAGAAGATAAAAGGAACAAGacaattataaatcttattATGTTCAATATAAGTACTAATacttattaataataaggTATGTTCTACGACTTTACTAATAAAACTCTTTCTTGGAAAGCTTAAATCTTTCTTAGTTGTCCCGTCATTCCTCTCATTATCAGAGACATAAAACTCCCTGTGTTTCTTATTCCCATAAGCACTGGCGTAGACTTCAAAACTGTCTTTTAGGCGTCTCATGCCTAAGAACAGGCCTGTGTTCATATTGACAATCTCAAATGTACCAGTGCGAGTAGTCAAGATCTTGTCACATTtgattctaaaaatatcatttttagaCTCAATAACCAAGTCTAAAGGCTTAAGTTCGACTTTGTGGAATTTATCAGTTTGATTTACAGAATTCACACTTAGTACTTCTTGTGTCTCGATATTGACGAATCTGACGAGATCTCCGTCTTTTACACTTCCTTCTCCGTCTACTTTACTGATTCGCCAGTAGAACAAAGAAGACATACctgataatttattatcagATACAGAAATATAAGACTTGAAGTGTCTATTTAGTATAGAAATAAGAGAACCGTGGATTACTTCCTCGTGTGTcgcatttaattttatatctcCGAATTCTAATGacacatttttattagaattttGTGATATATTAGGCCTGAGTTGGTAGTCAACATAAAATGTACTAAGATATACAAACATGActgtaaatattatacaaGATACTCTTCCAGAGTATCTTGAAAGAGAAATCAGTACTGGTTTAGACTTGTCTACTAAGTCGacatataaaagaagacaCATTTTACCaagaattataattattagaaatatacAAGACAAGTCTGAGACGAGACTCAAAGACAAGAAAAGAgacaataaaaagatattcTCAGTGAAGAGAGCGTGTACTGAGAATATTAAGGCGTAAGACGGAGAGAAGTCGGGAATAGAAAAGATtagacaaaataaaataggTGAGAAAGGAGAAGTAAGAAAAAGAAGGCATTTTAAGGCCCATGTGAGGTGACTAATATTAACAGGGGATTTGTAAGGAATAAGTTCAGAGATGAAGTAGTCTAAAATGCCGGGAAGAGGAGGAAGATCGaagattaaaaattcttcatttttgtAAGATGAGTTAATGACATTATAGACCCTAGAATCGAGGGGATTTTTAAGACTTAAGAAAGCAAAGATTATTTCCCAAGAGATCATGAGggtaaacaaaaatatgaaaaatttataaaagtgaatttattataattggaaattatatttgaaaattttatttatatttaatacataTTTATAGTATATACATAGTTGTATTAAGTTTtgttatttctttatttgtttatttgaCCCATCTTGATTTCGTGTATATTTCTTCTTCACTTTCCTCGTCccttttgattttcttcttGTTTTTGTTCTGCTTCCTCTTCACTTCCTTGATAATGTCCTGTTCTTTGTTCTCGTGCTTGAAGTCGTAGCCCAGGCCTATCCGGCGAGGCAGGAAATTCTTCTCAATTTTACAAGTAGTAAAACGAGAGGACTCTAATAATTTGATGATTTTATCTTCAAACATGAcgggtaaaaaaaaatgtaaaatataatactaATCTTTATTGTACTAtaacattataaatattatgtatatatattaagtaaatattttgagtATATATTTATCAAGTAGTACAAATATGCATGCCCCCAGGAATATGTAAAATGCACACCACATGACATAAATCTCTCTCCCTTCTGCATTCATCTTCTCCACTATCTTATTCTTAGTCCCAACTAACTCTCTATCAATATCTGTATTTGTATAATCAAGCCCCATAAGCTTAATAGTGCCCTTGTTTAATAAAGCATTATTAGAATCAATCTTCCTTATTTGTCTATTGAGAATATGAACAGTAGACTCTAAGACTTCATCTACATTCTTATTACTGAGCTTATTGAGCTTAGATCTCCATGATTTGACGAGTACTTGATTCTGCTTGGAATATGTGCCCTTGTCATATAAATCTTGTTCATAGTCAGTTATTAATTGTCTGAGggaagatataaaattatttaagtCTTCGTCTGATTTGAAATCAACTCTTTTTAGTTCATTCTCGATTTTTGACTGCATAAACAAAAAGGGGACAAAGCgagagaaaaaatatataaaaaaagcaaagcagagacaaaaattactaaaaaaacataatatgTTTAGAACGCATATTAGCAACTTAAACACAAAAACGAACTCTATATCTATtagatttagaaaaaagtGTGTTAAATATGTACAGCGTGACTTGGAATGGAATAGTAACAAATTTCTACCGCgcatataaaaaagctAATTAGAATAGAAGCATATACACAAACAAGAGTCCTTAAAATGACTTAAGAAAGCCCAACTATGTCTTTCTGACAAGTTAGGCTTGATACAGAAAAGGAAGGGGTATTTACGATTCCAAAATGTGGATTTCAGAAGGAACCGTCAGAAGATATATATCTTGTGTTAAGTaagatattaaattataccCAAAAAAGtactttttaatatgtacAAAATCTAGTACTTATTGTGTAATTACATAAGGAAAAATACAGGGCACTTGATGTTTGAATTCATCAAACTCAAGTTACATTACgaatttgtttgtattATACAACAAagttataattaatttcaaaGTGTTTAAAAAGTCCAAATGGagaaatttacaaaaaatgcTTAACTTTGATACAATAAAAAGTGggttttcttttaatagaTCATCATATTGTGGCTcttgtaaaaattaatatctTCCGTCTAAGTCTTAATTAATGTTCTTATTATTTACAATCTACATTCTTaaattgatatttaaaattatataaaaacttatCTTAATTTATCTGTAgacatttaatttatcttaGATATGACAGCttacatttatttacttGATACGTGTCTAAAAACTCCAAGAGTCCTGTCATTATAATTGGATATTACATTTGTatgtattattttaataaaatttatttcatataaaatatgtaaaaaaaagcaGCATTTTTCctcctctttttttacGGTGCTTTTTTAAAgggttaaattttttaaaggtCCGGGTCATtcagttttattttttctcctttttttaataattttgtgatttttcaaaaagaaGAAGTAAGAGAATTACAACATCATTACTCAATAATACGAATTCAAAAAAGAACAAgtatgatattaaaaatatttaaaacatcataacttaataatacaaatttacaatagaacaatttataaattcaacAATTAtgatattacaaatatttaaaacatcataacttaataatacaaatttacaaaaaagcaatttataaatttaacaattatgatattacaaatatttaaaacatcattactcaaaaatatatatatagtCATGTTTgataatgttttataaagtGCTGACTCtggaatttttaatttatttcttaatttatatactaaacaaacaaatagtgaaaaaaacataatttgaGCAAATAAAAACACTTTTTGAGACGACAAATTATTGTGTATAAGAGTTTGACGTTGAGATTCGTGACATCTACTCAAAcatatcaaaataaattttgatgtattattatgatttattgtctataataaaatgatattgatttatttttaaaagttagACCTTTaacttaaataataaaaccTAATACACATTTTCAAACTATGCTTTCACTTTCGACGAAACTTTGTTTGCATTTCTTGTTTgttgtaatatttttttttattctactCTCTGTTTTCCCTTTTATATCTtggttttttaatagtctaaattaataatttactaaatgttttgttattaaattaaattatttgatttttattttcttctctaCTTAAAACCAACTGAAGATATACTGCTCCGTGGTGATCttagtttgtttgtttagtAAACAATACTAGTcaatgtttgtttgtttctGTTTGTTAGTAgacattttaataattaaaagtatttaatcaattttttattttaaataat
The Vairimorpha necatrix chromosome 6, complete sequence DNA segment above includes these coding regions:
- a CDS encoding dolichyl-phosphate-mannose protein mannosyltransferase; the protein is MISWEIIFAFLSLKNPLDSRVYNVINSSYKNEEFLIFDLPPLPGILDYFISELIPYKSPVNISHLTWALKCLLFLTSPFSPILFCLIFSIPDFSPSYALIFSVHALFTENIFLLSLFLSLSLVSDLSCIFLIIIILGKMCLLLYVDLVDKSKPVLISLSRYSGRVSCIIFTVMFVYLSTFYVDYQLRPNISQNSNKNVSLEFGDIKLNATHEEVIHGSLISILNRHFKSYISVSDNKLSGMSSLFYWRISKVDGEGSVKDGDLVRFVNIETQEVLSVNSVNQTDKFHKVELKPLDLVIESKNDIFRIKCDKILTTRTGTFEIVNMNTGLFLGMRRLKDSFEVYASAYGNKKHREFYVSDNERNDGTTKKDLSFPRKSFISKVVEHTLLLISISTYIEHNKIYNCLVPFIFLFLVLNQIYKNRGMKYREIDPLFLLVFINSLCLRFVFCRDSALLLVNQILVNYMFLKEMHYMSKYMYIIICIFYKA